One genomic region from Arthrobacter sp. YN encodes:
- a CDS encoding polyphosphate kinase 2 family protein produces MAVAVEFAKSPAEVLRVGSGFTLASVDPDSTPGYPGAKADGKALLEAQDARMAELQEKLFAQGRIGSPQRILLILQAMDTAGKGGIVSHVVGAMDPQGVQLHAFKAPTDEEKSHDFLWRIEKESPAAGMVGVFDRSHYEDVLIHRVHGWADAAELERRYAAINDFEARLADQGTTIVKVMLNISKDEQKERLVARLDDPSKHWKYSSGDLAERAFWDDYMDAYGVAFEKTSTVTAPWHVVPANKKWYARIAVQQLLLDALERLQLDWPKADFDVAAERALVVAS; encoded by the coding sequence ATGGCTGTTGCAGTTGAATTCGCCAAGAGTCCCGCTGAAGTACTGAGGGTCGGGTCCGGGTTTACGCTGGCCAGCGTGGACCCGGACTCAACCCCCGGGTACCCCGGCGCGAAAGCTGACGGCAAGGCGTTGCTGGAAGCCCAGGACGCACGGATGGCAGAACTGCAGGAGAAGCTCTTCGCCCAAGGCCGGATCGGCAGCCCCCAGAGGATCCTGCTGATCCTGCAGGCGATGGATACGGCCGGCAAGGGTGGCATTGTCAGCCATGTGGTGGGCGCCATGGACCCCCAGGGTGTTCAACTGCATGCTTTCAAGGCCCCCACGGACGAGGAAAAGTCGCACGACTTCCTCTGGCGGATCGAGAAAGAATCTCCCGCTGCCGGAATGGTGGGGGTTTTTGACCGCTCACACTACGAGGACGTCCTGATCCATCGTGTGCATGGTTGGGCGGACGCTGCGGAGCTGGAACGCCGTTACGCAGCCATCAACGATTTCGAAGCCCGCCTCGCAGACCAAGGCACCACCATCGTCAAAGTCATGCTCAATATCAGCAAGGACGAGCAGAAGGAACGGCTTGTCGCCCGATTGGACGACCCCAGCAAACACTGGAAGTACAGCAGTGGGGACCTTGCCGAACGTGCGTTTTGGGACGACTACATGGACGCCTACGGTGTTGCTTTCGAGAAAACGTCAACAGTTACGGCACCCTGGCACGTGGTTCCGGCCAACAAGAAGTGGTACGCGCGGATCGCTGTGCAACAGCTGCTGCTGGATGCCCTTGAACGCCTCCAATTGGACTGGCCCAAGGCCGACTTCGACGTCGCTGCGGAACGCGCTCTGGTAGTAGCTTCCTAG
- the xseA gene encoding exodeoxyribonuclease VII large subunit, giving the protein MSAEATPESTLPGTAAETSPDNPWPLQLLSRKLKAHIERAPAAWIEGQVIELNRRGGNAFLTLRDVDAEISLPASVWSTVLDRQKIPLERGSRVVALVKADFWVKTGRLNMSVKDIRPVGLGDLLARIERLRQALAAEGLFADSRKRKLPLLPHRIGLITGRDSDAKKDVLRNAALRWPAVEFDVREVAVQGNTAVSQIIAALKKLDADPQVDVIVLARGGGALEDLLPFSNEDLIRAVSAATTPVVSAIGHEADRPILDDVADLRASTPTDAAKRIVPDVAEELAMVRQARDHLRRSIGRMVDRETDRLHALRSRPVLATPATMVDARADDIHRLQRRSHSAVNTAVVRALDQVHHLRAQVRALSPQKTLDRGYAVVQIVGEDQAGHTVVSSPEEAPEGTALAIRVAEGRFRAVSTGQGHIVDR; this is encoded by the coding sequence ATGTCCGCTGAAGCTACTCCGGAATCCACACTGCCCGGGACGGCAGCCGAAACCAGCCCCGATAACCCCTGGCCGCTCCAACTGCTGTCCCGCAAGCTGAAAGCCCACATCGAGCGTGCGCCGGCGGCGTGGATCGAAGGCCAGGTTATTGAGCTGAACCGCCGGGGCGGCAACGCCTTCCTGACACTGCGTGATGTTGACGCCGAGATTTCCCTGCCGGCATCGGTGTGGTCCACGGTGTTGGACCGTCAAAAAATACCCCTTGAACGCGGATCCCGCGTGGTCGCCTTGGTCAAGGCGGATTTCTGGGTCAAAACAGGGCGCCTGAACATGTCCGTCAAGGACATCCGTCCGGTGGGCCTCGGTGACCTGCTGGCGCGGATTGAACGGCTGAGGCAAGCCCTCGCGGCCGAAGGCCTGTTTGCCGACTCCCGGAAACGCAAGCTGCCGCTGCTCCCCCACCGTATCGGCCTCATCACCGGCCGGGACTCGGACGCCAAGAAGGACGTCCTGCGCAATGCGGCGCTGCGCTGGCCGGCGGTTGAGTTCGACGTCCGCGAAGTGGCTGTCCAAGGCAACACCGCTGTCTCCCAGATCATCGCAGCGTTAAAGAAGCTCGACGCCGATCCCCAGGTAGACGTCATTGTCCTGGCACGCGGCGGTGGCGCGTTGGAAGATCTCCTACCGTTCAGCAACGAGGACCTCATCCGCGCGGTGTCTGCCGCCACCACTCCGGTTGTCAGTGCAATCGGGCACGAAGCCGACCGACCCATCCTTGACGACGTGGCGGACCTTCGCGCGTCAACGCCCACCGATGCCGCCAAGCGGATAGTTCCTGACGTGGCCGAGGAACTGGCCATGGTCCGCCAGGCCAGGGACCACCTCCGCCGAAGCATCGGCAGGATGGTGGACCGGGAGACGGACCGTCTCCATGCCCTAAGGTCACGGCCGGTCCTGGCGACGCCGGCTACCATGGTGGACGCCCGGGCGGATGACATCCACCGCCTGCAACGGCGCTCCCATTCGGCAGTCAACACAGCCGTTGTCCGGGCCCTGGACCAGGTCCACCATTTGCGCGCTCAGGTCAGGGCCCTGTCTCCGCAAAAAACTCTGGACCGTGGCTATGCCGTGGTCCAGATTGTTGGCGAGGACCAGGCCGGGCACACAGTGGTGAGCAGTCCAGAGGAAGCTCCAGAAGGAACCGCGCTGGCCATTCGAGTCGCCGAAGGTCGCTTCAGGGCAGTTTCCACAGGCCAAGGACACATCGTGGACCGTTGA
- a CDS encoding exodeoxyribonuclease VII small subunit — protein MTENNSSASSPDSLDSLSYEEAREQLMGVVSRLEAGGASLEESLALWERGEALAKRCEDWLEGARKRLATARDASNDAGAAAQ, from the coding sequence ATGACCGAGAACAACTCATCCGCATCTTCACCGGATTCCCTCGACTCCTTGAGTTACGAGGAAGCCCGCGAGCAACTCATGGGCGTCGTCAGCCGTTTGGAGGCAGGGGGTGCCAGCCTGGAAGAATCCTTGGCACTCTGGGAACGGGGCGAAGCACTCGCTAAACGGTGCGAGGACTGGCTCGAGGGCGCCCGCAAACGCCTGGCCACAGCCCGGGACGCAAGCAACGACGCCGGTGCTGCCGCCCAGTAA
- a CDS encoding DNA recombination protein RmuC codes for MDGFGLVLALLMLLIGVAIGLAAGYVVFRRRGAGLEEDFDAVSARLSEVTAQLAAADAERRLLFTQNRELTASRNSDGSVLRALAPVAEKLTAVQQQVSLLERDRVEQYGQLAQQLQDARLSDEQLLRSTHALASALRSNSARGQWGEVQLRRVVEASGMLRHVDFHEQVHSGRTENTLRPDLVVQLPGGKQLVVDAKVPLASYLAAQEQLHGDGAFGESVAPATNHDSKTLLAQHAKALKAHIDALAGKKYWDIPGNSPELVICFLPAESILASALEADPALLEYALSRNVVLASPGTLLAVLKSVAFTWRQDVLTDSAHELFELAKQLYERMGTLGENVGKLGSSLKTSVDRYNAMVGTLEARVLPTARKLNTMDDAGLAAPMSVEAVPRALAAPELLAEEAEESAA; via the coding sequence ATGGATGGATTTGGATTGGTTTTGGCCCTGCTCATGCTGTTGATCGGCGTTGCCATAGGCCTGGCAGCGGGCTACGTTGTCTTTCGACGCCGGGGCGCAGGCTTGGAGGAAGACTTCGACGCCGTTTCGGCGCGCCTCTCGGAGGTGACCGCGCAGCTGGCAGCAGCCGACGCCGAACGGCGCCTTTTGTTCACACAGAACCGCGAGTTGACGGCGTCCAGGAACTCGGACGGCAGTGTTCTTAGGGCGCTGGCCCCGGTTGCGGAGAAGCTGACAGCGGTGCAGCAACAAGTCTCGCTGCTGGAGCGTGACCGGGTGGAGCAATACGGCCAACTTGCCCAGCAACTGCAGGATGCCCGGTTGTCTGACGAGCAGCTCCTCCGGTCAACACACGCCTTGGCCTCGGCACTGCGCTCCAACAGTGCACGCGGCCAATGGGGCGAAGTGCAGCTCCGCAGGGTGGTCGAGGCTTCCGGGATGCTGAGGCACGTGGACTTCCATGAGCAGGTGCATTCAGGCCGGACCGAGAACACGCTTCGGCCGGACCTCGTAGTCCAGTTGCCGGGTGGCAAGCAATTGGTGGTGGACGCCAAGGTCCCGCTCGCCTCCTACCTCGCCGCCCAGGAACAACTGCACGGAGACGGTGCTTTTGGGGAGTCAGTAGCACCCGCCACCAACCATGATTCAAAGACCTTGCTGGCCCAGCACGCGAAAGCATTGAAGGCCCACATTGATGCTTTGGCGGGAAAGAAGTACTGGGACATCCCCGGGAACTCCCCCGAGTTGGTGATCTGTTTCCTCCCTGCTGAGTCCATCCTGGCGTCAGCCCTTGAGGCAGATCCCGCGCTGCTGGAGTACGCCCTGTCCCGCAATGTTGTACTGGCGTCGCCGGGCACCTTGCTGGCGGTCCTCAAATCGGTGGCCTTCACCTGGCGCCAGGATGTCCTCACGGACAGCGCCCACGAACTGTTCGAGCTCGCCAAACAGCTCTACGAGCGCATGGGCACACTGGGCGAGAATGTTGGCAAGCTGGGCAGCTCCTTGAAGACGTCCGTGGACCGATACAACGCGATGGTGGGCACGCTGGAAGCCCGGGTCCTGCCGACCGCGCGCAAGCTCAACACCATGGACGATGCCGGTCTTGCCGCGCCAATGTCGGTTGAGGCAGTCCCCCGTGCTTTGGCAGCCCCTGAGCTCCTGGCGGAGGAGGCCGAAGAGTCTGCCGCATAA
- a CDS encoding peptide ABC transporter substrate-binding protein translates to MRFSRTSKALGVAAIIALAVTGCGGGGGTSTNSSAAADPNKVISAYSNEPQNPLLPANTNEVYGGRVVELLFEGLRAYDSDGKPVNALAESIETTDSQNWTIKVKSGAKFTNGEAITAKTFVDSWNFAALSTNLQNNGFFFESIEGYADVSAVTETTGADGKKTSTPAPTAQTMSGLAATDDQTITVKLGQPEADWSLRLGYSAFYPLPSEALKDPKKFGENPIGNGPYKFEKEGAWVHDQSISLVKNADYTGPRAAKNGGVTFKFYTDPGPAYTDLQADNLDITDVVPSNALKTYTTDFPDRNSTRPNANNATLNIPGYNPNFQGEAGLLRRQALSHAINREEITKVIFNGTRTPATEFTAPVLDGYNDAIPGSDVLKFDAQKAKDLWAEAEKIKPYDGSKPLLIASNTDGGNKEWIDAVANGFKNNLGIEAEIQPFAKFAEVLDLRKSQSLPGLTRAGWQGDYPSLYNFLGPVWATNASSNYEKYSNAEFDKLLKEGLAAKTPEDANKKFNEAQEILFKELPGLPLWYRATPIVWSNNVVSAETGWNGGVRYFDIEAK, encoded by the coding sequence ATGCGTTTCTCGCGCACTTCCAAAGCTCTAGGCGTAGCGGCGATCATCGCCCTCGCAGTGACCGGTTGCGGCGGCGGTGGCGGCACCAGCACAAACAGCTCTGCCGCAGCTGACCCGAACAAGGTTATTTCCGCATACAGCAACGAACCGCAGAACCCGCTGCTTCCGGCCAACACCAACGAGGTGTACGGTGGCCGCGTCGTCGAGCTGCTGTTCGAAGGCCTTCGCGCCTACGACTCGGACGGCAAGCCCGTCAACGCCCTGGCGGAGTCGATTGAGACAACCGACTCGCAGAACTGGACCATCAAGGTCAAGTCCGGCGCCAAGTTCACCAACGGTGAAGCCATCACGGCCAAGACGTTCGTTGATTCCTGGAACTTCGCCGCGCTGAGCACCAACCTCCAGAACAACGGCTTCTTCTTCGAGTCCATCGAGGGCTACGCCGACGTCAGCGCAGTCACCGAGACCACCGGCGCCGACGGCAAGAAGACCTCCACTCCGGCGCCTACGGCCCAGACCATGTCCGGCCTGGCTGCCACTGACGACCAGACCATCACGGTCAAGCTTGGCCAGCCCGAGGCTGACTGGTCGCTGCGCCTCGGTTACTCCGCCTTCTACCCGTTGCCTTCCGAGGCTCTGAAGGACCCGAAGAAGTTCGGCGAGAACCCCATCGGCAACGGCCCGTACAAGTTCGAGAAGGAAGGTGCCTGGGTACACGACCAGTCCATCTCCCTGGTCAAGAACGCTGACTACACCGGCCCGCGTGCTGCCAAGAACGGTGGCGTGACCTTCAAGTTCTACACCGATCCGGGCCCCGCATACACGGATCTCCAGGCCGACAACCTCGACATCACGGACGTTGTTCCGTCGAACGCGTTGAAGACCTACACCACGGACTTCCCGGACCGTAACTCCACGCGCCCGAACGCCAACAACGCCACCCTGAACATCCCGGGCTACAACCCGAACTTCCAGGGTGAAGCCGGTCTCCTGCGTCGCCAGGCACTGTCCCACGCCATCAACCGTGAAGAGATCACCAAGGTCATCTTCAACGGCACGCGTACCCCGGCCACCGAGTTCACGGCTCCCGTGCTCGACGGCTACAACGACGCCATTCCCGGCAGCGACGTCCTGAAGTTCGACGCGCAGAAGGCCAAGGATCTCTGGGCTGAGGCCGAGAAGATCAAGCCGTACGACGGTTCCAAGCCGCTCCTGATCGCCTCCAACACTGACGGTGGCAACAAGGAATGGATCGACGCCGTTGCCAACGGTTTCAAGAACAACCTCGGCATCGAGGCTGAAATCCAGCCGTTCGCTAAGTTCGCTGAAGTTCTGGACCTCCGCAAGTCGCAGTCCCTCCCGGGCCTGACCCGCGCTGGCTGGCAGGGTGACTACCCGTCGCTCTACAACTTCCTCGGACCGGTATGGGCAACCAACGCCTCGTCCAACTACGAGAAGTACTCGAACGCTGAGTTCGACAAGCTCCTCAAGGAAGGCCTGGCTGCCAAGACGCCTGAAGATGCCAACAAGAAGTTCAACGAGGCACAGGAGATCCTGTTCAAGGAACTCCCGGGCTTGCCCCTGTGGTACCGGGCGACCCCGATCGTATGGAGCAACAACGTTGTGTCAGCTGAAACCGGCTGGAATGGCGGCGTCCGCTACTTCGACATCGAGGCCAAGTAG
- a CDS encoding ABC transporter permease — protein MNIFAETIAWLTSPKNWTGSGGIPTRLMEHLQYSGLVLLIATAIAVPIGLYIGHTGRGRVVAVAVAGALRALPTLGLLVLFALLAGSGLMPPVWALVILTVPPLLAGTYAGISSVDSTVVDAARAMGMTELQILFRVEVPNGLQVMFGGFRTAVLQVIATVSVVAYLPLGGLGRYLFDGLVLQDFPRMLGGSLLIAGLAIAVDLILAGVQRLVISPGLTLDSSGRQKASDDLTATAPAGAAVQGGTP, from the coding sequence ATGAACATCTTTGCCGAGACCATTGCCTGGCTGACCAGCCCCAAAAACTGGACCGGAAGCGGTGGCATCCCCACCCGTTTGATGGAACACCTGCAATACAGCGGTCTCGTTCTCCTGATCGCCACGGCCATCGCCGTACCCATTGGCCTTTACATCGGGCACACCGGCCGTGGCAGGGTGGTTGCGGTCGCCGTCGCCGGTGCGCTGCGTGCACTCCCGACCCTTGGTTTGCTGGTGCTGTTCGCCTTGCTCGCCGGCAGCGGTTTGATGCCGCCCGTCTGGGCTCTGGTCATTCTCACGGTGCCGCCATTGCTGGCCGGCACGTACGCCGGGATCTCCAGCGTCGATTCCACCGTGGTAGATGCTGCCCGTGCCATGGGCATGACCGAACTTCAGATCCTCTTCCGGGTGGAAGTGCCCAACGGATTGCAGGTCATGTTTGGTGGCTTCCGCACCGCTGTCCTGCAGGTCATCGCCACCGTGTCGGTGGTGGCATACCTGCCTCTGGGCGGGCTGGGACGCTACCTGTTTGACGGCCTTGTCCTGCAGGACTTCCCCCGGATGCTGGGTGGTTCCCTGCTCATTGCCGGACTCGCCATCGCCGTAGACCTGATCCTGGCCGGGGTCCAGCGGCTCGTCATCTCGCCAGGCCTGACCCTCGACTCAAGCGGCCGCCAGAAGGCGTCCGACGATCTCACAGCCACAGCTCCCGCCGGGGCTGCCGTTCAAGGAGGTACACCATGA
- a CDS encoding ABC transporter substrate-binding protein, whose translation MKNPVPMTLTRRGLGGLAAGLGVALALSACGGSPLATPSTSAPSGSAAGGSLVVGSADFPESQVIAEIYVGALNAAGLTATSKPNIGSREIYFKAVQDGSIDLVPDYSGNLLSYVDTEAKEVSAEDVYKALPGKLPDGLAVLEPAKAESKDAMVVTKATAEKYQLKSIEDLAKVCKDFTMAAPATFETRAYGFPGLKANYNCELKGLQPFSDGGGNLTLQALLEDKVQVADIYTTTPSIADNDLVVLEDPKNNFKAQQVLPLVKEAKMTDKAKEALNNVSKILTTDDLINLNRAVSGDQKQAPKDAAAAWLKDKGIVK comes from the coding sequence ATGAAGAACCCCGTCCCCATGACCCTTACACGCCGTGGTCTCGGCGGCCTCGCAGCCGGACTTGGTGTGGCCCTCGCGTTGAGCGCGTGTGGCGGAAGCCCCTTGGCCACGCCGTCCACCTCGGCACCCAGCGGATCTGCCGCCGGTGGCTCGCTGGTTGTCGGTTCAGCCGACTTCCCCGAGAGCCAGGTCATTGCCGAGATCTACGTTGGCGCCCTCAACGCCGCGGGTCTGACCGCCACCTCCAAGCCGAACATCGGTTCGCGCGAAATCTACTTCAAGGCAGTCCAGGACGGCTCCATCGACCTCGTCCCGGACTACTCCGGCAACCTCCTGTCCTACGTGGACACCGAAGCCAAGGAAGTTTCCGCGGAGGACGTCTACAAAGCGCTCCCGGGCAAGCTTCCGGATGGCCTCGCGGTTTTGGAACCGGCAAAGGCCGAGTCCAAGGACGCCATGGTGGTCACCAAAGCGACTGCGGAGAAGTACCAGCTGAAATCCATCGAGGACCTGGCCAAGGTCTGCAAGGACTTCACCATGGCAGCTCCGGCCACGTTTGAGACGCGTGCCTACGGCTTCCCGGGCCTGAAAGCCAACTACAACTGCGAGCTCAAGGGCCTCCAGCCCTTCAGCGACGGCGGTGGCAACCTGACACTCCAGGCCCTGCTGGAGGACAAGGTGCAGGTAGCGGACATTTATACCACCACGCCGTCCATCGCGGACAACGACCTCGTGGTCCTGGAAGACCCGAAGAACAACTTCAAGGCCCAGCAGGTACTTCCGCTGGTCAAGGAGGCCAAGATGACGGACAAGGCCAAGGAAGCGCTCAACAACGTCTCCAAGATCCTGACCACGGATGACCTCATCAACCTGAACCGCGCGGTCAGCGGCGACCAGAAGCAGGCACCCAAGGACGCAGCAGCCGCTTGGCTGAAGGACAAGGGCATCGTTAAGTAA
- a CDS encoding 4-hydroxy-3-methylbut-2-enyl diphosphate reductase encodes MTSTAVSIPMPTVPRRRRSPEEVQAAAPVTGPKKVLLAAPRGYCAGVDRAVIAVEKALEHYGPPVYVRKQIVHNVHVVSSLEEQGAIFVEETDEVPEGALVIFSAHGVSPAVVQSAEDRGLRTIDATCPLVTKVHKEAVRFAKDDYDILLIGHEGHEEVEGTAGEAPDHIQIINGPHEVDKVTVRDPEKTIWLSQTTLSVDETMETVRLLKDRFPTLQDPPSDDICYATTNRQVAIKKIAPQADLVIVVGSANSSNSVRLVEVALEYGAKSSYRVDFANEVDEAWFEGVATVGVTSGASVPEVLVKDVLRLLADYGYGEVQEIVTAEEDLLFSLPKELRATLKKAGDVTRALGGRGNRTTS; translated from the coding sequence ATGACCAGCACAGCAGTTTCCATTCCTATGCCCACGGTGCCGCGCAGACGGCGATCTCCGGAAGAGGTACAGGCAGCGGCACCCGTCACGGGTCCCAAGAAGGTTCTGCTGGCGGCGCCGCGCGGCTATTGCGCCGGAGTGGACAGGGCAGTCATTGCTGTAGAAAAAGCCCTTGAGCACTATGGGCCTCCGGTCTACGTCCGCAAACAGATCGTCCACAACGTCCATGTGGTCAGCTCCCTGGAGGAACAGGGAGCAATCTTCGTCGAGGAAACAGACGAGGTCCCTGAGGGAGCCTTGGTCATTTTCTCTGCCCACGGTGTATCTCCGGCCGTGGTCCAGTCTGCTGAAGACCGCGGGCTCCGTACCATCGACGCCACCTGCCCCCTGGTCACCAAAGTTCACAAGGAAGCTGTGCGCTTCGCCAAGGATGACTACGACATCCTCCTGATCGGCCACGAAGGCCACGAGGAAGTCGAAGGAACCGCCGGTGAAGCACCGGATCACATCCAGATCATCAACGGCCCGCACGAGGTAGACAAAGTCACCGTCCGCGACCCGGAGAAGACCATCTGGCTCTCCCAAACGACGCTGAGCGTGGACGAAACCATGGAGACGGTCCGTCTCCTCAAGGACCGGTTCCCGACCCTCCAAGACCCGCCCAGCGACGACATTTGCTACGCCACCACCAACCGCCAGGTGGCCATTAAGAAGATTGCTCCCCAAGCCGACCTCGTGATCGTGGTGGGGTCAGCGAACTCGTCCAACTCCGTGCGCCTGGTTGAGGTTGCCTTGGAGTACGGCGCCAAAAGCTCCTACCGCGTGGACTTCGCCAACGAAGTGGACGAAGCCTGGTTCGAGGGCGTCGCCACGGTCGGTGTGACCTCGGGTGCCTCCGTCCCGGAAGTACTCGTCAAGGATGTCCTGCGGCTGCTGGCTGACTACGGCTACGGCGAGGTGCAGGAAATCGTGACGGCAGAGGAAGACCTCCTCTTCTCACTGCCCAAGGAACTGCGGGCCACGTTGAAGAAAGCCGGCGACGTGACGCGCGCGCTCGGCGGCCGCGGAAACCGGACCACGTCCTAA
- the ychF gene encoding redox-regulated ATPase YchF, with protein MALTIGIVGLPNVGKSTLFNALTRNQVLAANYPFATIEPNVGVVNLPDPRLAKLAEIFGSQKLLPAPVSFVDIAGIVKGASEGEGLGNKFLANIREAEAIAQVVRVFDDPDVIHVDGKVDPGSDMETINTELILADLQTIENAIPRIEKEVKIKKREAAELAAIKAAQAVLERGDTIFSSIKSDKLEMGHLKELGLLTAKPFIYVFNADEGILGDPAKQDELRALVAPADAIFLDAKLESDLVELDEEEAREMLEMNGQSESGLDQLARVGFHTLGLQTYLTAGPKETRAWTIRQGDTAPQAAGVIHSDFQRGFIKAEVVSFDDLIDAGSMAEAKSRGKVRIEGKEYVMADGDVVEFRFNV; from the coding sequence GTGGCTCTTACTATTGGCATCGTCGGACTGCCCAACGTCGGCAAATCAACTCTTTTCAACGCACTGACCCGCAACCAGGTGCTCGCAGCGAACTATCCGTTCGCGACGATCGAACCCAACGTCGGAGTCGTGAACCTTCCGGATCCCCGTCTTGCAAAGCTGGCTGAGATCTTCGGTTCCCAGAAGTTGCTGCCCGCCCCGGTGTCCTTCGTGGACATCGCCGGCATCGTGAAGGGGGCCTCCGAGGGCGAAGGCCTGGGCAACAAGTTCCTGGCAAATATCCGCGAGGCCGAAGCCATTGCACAGGTTGTCCGCGTGTTCGATGACCCCGATGTCATCCACGTTGATGGCAAGGTTGATCCGGGCTCCGACATGGAGACCATCAACACGGAGCTGATCCTGGCAGATCTCCAGACCATCGAGAACGCCATTCCGCGCATCGAAAAAGAAGTCAAGATCAAGAAGCGCGAAGCTGCCGAGCTCGCAGCCATCAAGGCGGCCCAGGCTGTGCTGGAGCGCGGCGACACCATCTTCTCCTCGATTAAGAGCGACAAGTTGGAGATGGGGCACCTCAAGGAGCTGGGCCTTCTTACCGCCAAGCCGTTCATCTACGTTTTCAACGCCGATGAAGGCATCCTTGGCGATCCTGCCAAGCAGGACGAGCTTCGTGCCCTGGTTGCCCCTGCTGATGCAATTTTCCTTGACGCCAAGCTGGAGTCAGACCTCGTGGAACTGGACGAGGAAGAAGCCCGCGAAATGCTGGAAATGAACGGCCAGTCCGAATCCGGACTGGACCAGTTGGCCCGCGTTGGGTTCCACACTCTCGGCTTGCAGACCTACCTCACGGCCGGTCCCAAGGAAACCCGTGCGTGGACCATCCGTCAGGGTGATACCGCGCCGCAGGCAGCCGGCGTGATCCACTCCGACTTCCAGCGTGGCTTCATCAAGGCCGAGGTTGTCTCCTTCGACGACCTCATCGATGCCGGTTCCATGGCCGAGGCAAAGTCCCGCGGCAAGGTCCGCATCGAAGGCAAAGAGTATGTGATGGCCGACGGCGACGTGGTGGAGTTCCGCTTCAACGTCTAG
- a CDS encoding pyridoxal phosphate-dependent aminotransferase: protein MAKFKQSTKLHNVLYDIRGPILQAAQQMEAEGHRILKLNIGNPAPFGFEAPDAILVDMIRHLPNAQGYSDSRGIFSARTAVSQYYQTRGIQNIHVDDIYLGNGVSELITMSLMALLEDGDEVLIPTPDYPLWTASVALAGGRPVHYLCDEDSGWQPDLEDMEAKITPRTKGIVVINPNNPTGAVYPEETLKKIVALAEKHGLVLFADEIYEKILYEDAVHINLAGLTGDDVLCLTFSGLSKAYRVCGYRAGWMAISGPKKDAADYLEGINLLANMRLCANVPAQHAIQTALGGYQSINDLILPGGRLLEQRNKAYDLLNAIPGVSTQQARGALYLFPKLDPEVYHIRDDEKFVLDLLKEQKILVSHGRAFNWVRPDHFRMVTLPNVKDIEEAIGRMADFLSRYPGN from the coding sequence ATGGCGAAATTCAAGCAGTCCACCAAGCTTCATAATGTCCTTTACGACATCCGTGGACCGATTCTTCAGGCCGCCCAGCAGATGGAGGCAGAGGGTCACAGGATCCTCAAACTGAATATCGGAAACCCGGCTCCCTTCGGTTTTGAAGCGCCCGACGCCATTTTGGTGGACATGATCCGCCACCTGCCCAACGCCCAGGGGTATAGCGATTCGCGCGGGATCTTCTCGGCCCGGACCGCTGTATCGCAGTACTACCAGACCCGTGGCATCCAGAACATCCACGTTGATGACATCTACCTTGGCAACGGCGTCAGCGAGCTCATCACCATGTCCCTTATGGCCCTCCTGGAAGACGGTGATGAGGTCCTGATTCCCACACCGGACTATCCGCTGTGGACCGCTTCCGTTGCTTTGGCCGGCGGGCGACCCGTGCACTACCTCTGCGACGAGGATTCCGGCTGGCAGCCTGACCTTGAAGACATGGAAGCCAAGATCACGCCCCGCACCAAGGGCATTGTGGTCATCAATCCCAACAACCCCACCGGCGCGGTGTACCCGGAGGAAACGCTCAAGAAAATCGTCGCTCTCGCCGAGAAACACGGCCTGGTGCTCTTTGCCGATGAGATCTACGAAAAAATCCTTTACGAGGACGCCGTCCACATCAACCTTGCCGGGCTGACCGGCGACGACGTCCTGTGCCTGACGTTCAGCGGCCTGTCCAAGGCCTACAGGGTCTGTGGTTACCGCGCCGGTTGGATGGCTATCTCGGGACCCAAGAAGGACGCCGCGGACTACCTTGAGGGCATCAACCTCCTGGCCAACATGCGTCTGTGCGCCAACGTTCCCGCGCAGCACGCCATCCAAACGGCCCTCGGTGGCTACCAGAGCATCAACGACCTCATCCTGCCCGGCGGCAGGCTCCTGGAACAGCGAAACAAGGCCTACGATCTGCTGAACGCCATCCCCGGTGTCAGCACCCAGCAGGCCAGGGGCGCCCTGTACTTGTTCCCGAAACTGGACCCCGAGGTCTACCACATCCGGGACGACGAAAAGTTTGTCCTCGATTTGTTGAAGGAACAGAAAATCCTGGTTTCCCATGGCCGGGCCTTCAACTGGGTGCGCCCGGACCACTTCCGCATGGTCACCCTGCCCAACGTCAAAGACATTGAAGAGGCCATTGGCCGCATGGCGGACTTCCTGTCGAGGTACCCGGGCAACTAG